The genomic segment GGGCTGCGGACAATGCATCACCTGTTTCGTGTCCGTGGTTGACGAGGAGAAAAACGATGCCCTGACCGCCCGAACCGTCGTTGAAGACAACAAGCTCCGCCGACGACCGCAGGACTGGCGTTTGGCTTGTCAGGCTCTCGTGGAGCGTTCGGTGCTGATCCTCACCCGCCCACAGGTGCGCCTCCCCAACGCGGAAGCCCGTTTGACAGCAGCACGCCAAGCAGCTCTTCCTGTGGGTCCGACAGCCTGGCCTGCCGCAGCCATTGAGGAGCAGGACGAGGATCCAGAAGCTGCTACCGCCGGTGAAGAGGACTGAGCCCGGTGGGCTGATCGACACGTGTCGGTGATACCTTCGCGTGGCTCGTCCCAGCGGCCATGGAAACCAACGATCTCGGATTCGTCGCCAGCCTTCTCTTCATCCTGGTTCCGGGGATCTTTTTGCTGATTCTCTACATCCAGACCAACAGCAGAGAGCAGGGCTGAGGTCAGTTCTGTTCAGCCTCACGGACCAGGAGAACAGGTGCAGGAGCATGAACTCTGATGTAATCGCTCACTGAACCTCCCAGCAGCTTGTCCAGGTCGACGAGACCTCTGGCCACAAGCGGTCGACGGTCCTGAGAGGCGATCACAACCAGATCCGCCTGGGTGTCCTGTGCTGCACGACAGACCTCGCGGCCGATATCGGCACCGGTTGCGTGAAAAGTTTTCAAGACGATGCCAAAACTTCGAGCCCGCTGCACGGCTGCGTCGAGAACCTCGTCCGCCTTGGTTCGTCCGCCGCGAGTCGGTGTGATGTCCTGACGGCTGACATGGACGCCGGTCAGGATTCCGCCGGGAATGTCCCGAACCAGTTCGCAGGCCACCCGCACGGCGTCGTCCCCAACACCAGTGCCGTCGACGGTGACCATCACCCGATTGACGTGGCGGACGTAGAGGTCATCACGCACCAGCAGCATCGGACGGGTGGACAGCTGAAACACGTACTGGCTGGTGCTGTTGGCG from the Synechococcus sp. KORDI-100 genome contains:
- a CDS encoding 2Fe-2S iron-sulfur cluster-binding protein, coding for MPVIRFVREGRDVECYPGENLRDVALREGIELYGLKGQLGNCGGCGQCITCFVSVVDEEKNDALTARTVVEDNKLRRRPQDWRLACQALVERSVLILTRPQVRLPNAEARLTAARQAALPVGPTAWPAAAIEEQDEDPEAATAGEED
- the psbM gene encoding photosystem II reaction center protein PsbM; its protein translation is METNDLGFVASLLFILVPGIFLLILYIQTNSREQG
- a CDS encoding universal stress protein, with the translated sequence MFRNLLVADSGTGHVEEMVRMLQDIPSFGRAKVNLLHVVQEQSKSQADDHRSNAEQLLNSAIERMALNPNGVNSLVREGDPKQTVLNVAEELSCDLIVMGSRGLGRLQSILANSTSQYVFQLSTRPMLLVRDDLYVRHVNRVMVTVDGTGVGDDAVRVACELVRDIPGGILTGVHVSRQDITPTRGGRTKADEVLDAAVQRARSFGIVLKTFHATGADIGREVCRAAQDTQADLVVIASQDRRPLVARGLVDLDKLLGGSVSDYIRVHAPAPVLLVREAEQN